The uncultured Trichococcus sp. DNA window TGAAGGAAAGCCCTTCGCTGAAATGGGGAGGCATCGTTTTGTCGATGATGTTACTGGCGATGCCAATCACGCCGATGGAAAGCTCCCCGACGGAGAGGATTTTGTAAGGTTCGAACGCCAAATCGCCGCTTGCCTTTTCATAAGCATTGATTGCGAGAATCGGGTAATCCAACTGCTTTCCGATTTGTTTCAGATTGTCCGGACCGAAGCCGGTGTCCCAATGGAACGTCATGGCATCAAAGCCGATTTCGTTCAGGACCGGCAGCATGTGCCAGCCTTTCGTGGCGACCGCTTCATAGGTACCGTGGATCGTATCGCCATTATCGAAAACGAGGGTCGGGTTCTTGCTGCGGAAATCTTTGATCAGACTTTGGATGCGGGCATAGCCGCCAGCTTTGCGGAAAGCCAAAGTTTCCTTTTCATAGAACAGTTCGTTGTGTAGCTCCAAATAGCTGTGGGTGTCGTTGATCTGAAGGATCGTCAATTTTTCCTGCATAGTGATCCACCTTTCTGGATGAAATGTGACAGTCGTGTTCATTATATTGATGCCTCTATTCTAGCATTCTGTCCGCCAAATCCGGACCGATATGCTCAGTTTGCGTATCTGTAATGGCTATCCAAAATCAGAAAACTGGACTGAAAGCTATAGGAACGGGCTTGAACTGTGTTAGAATTTGGATATATGAAATGGATGGATCAGGGGAGGCGTTCGGGTTTTGGATGTTGGGGTTGTATTTGGTAGGATGATCATGCTGGTCTTGATCATGTTTGTGGGCTATCTCGCGACAGTCATGAAAGTTTTCGATAAGCACGCGAACGCCAATTTTGCGGCGTTGATCACCTATGTCACGGTGCCGGCGCTCGTCATCGCTTCCGTTGAGGGTGCAGGAGAAGTAGGCACGAAATCGGACACGCTCTTCGTCCTGTTGACCGCGACGCTGATGTATCTTTTCACGGTCGGCTTGGCGAAGTTCAGTCCGAAACTGTTCCGCGCGGATAAGGAAACGGAAGGGATCATCGAGTTCCTGACCATCTTCACGAACAATGGTTTCATGGGATTGCCGGTCGTGCAGGCTATTTTCGGCACCGGCGCCCTTTTTTATGCCTCGCTCTACGGCATCCCGAACAACCTGTTGATCTACTCTTTGGGAGTCTTCCTGATTGCGAAAGGCTCCAAAAAATCGCGGGCGAACTGGAAAGCAATCCTGCTGAATCCCGGCAATCTTGCTTCGCTGTTCGCGGTGTTCGTTTTCCTTTTCGACATCAAGTTGCCGGCATTGGTGATGGACACAGCCACCAGCATCGGGAACATCACTTCCCCGTTGGCGATGATCATCATCGGCGCGTCTTTGGCCGACATTGATATCCTCGGCGCCTTCAAGGAATGGAAAATCTATCTGTTTGCGTTCTATCGTATGATCGTGATTCCGCTTTTCCTTTGGTGGGCTTTGAAGGGCATCCTGACGAATCCGACCATGCTGGGTATCCTCGTGGTCATTGCCGCCATGCCGGGCCCGGCGATGGCTGTCGCGCTGTCAATGCAGTATGGTGGCAACACAGCCTTCGCAACGCGCTACGTCTTCATTTCGACGCTGCTGTCGGTGTTCACGATCCCTTTATTGGCTGCACTGCTTTTTTGAGCGGAATAGATGCTGAAAGAACGCCCACTCCGCTAACCATACGGAGTGGGCGCACATTCGTTATTTCAAGTTCTTCGTGATGTAAGGATTCAACCAACGGTACAAGAGTGTGGACAGAAATGCCCCCACGAGGCCCTGCGCGATGTTCAACGGGAAGGAAGCAATCGCGGCACCAAAACTGAATAGGATCGTGTCCCCGATGGCGTATCCGATCGCCATCCACACACCGGCGATCACCGTGGCAACCAACGGCTTCTTGTGATCCATTTTCTGGAACAACCAGCCGGCAAAGAATCCTTCCAAACCTTTCACGACAAAGGTAATCGGCGCATAGAAGGCGTAACCGGCGAACAGGTCAGCCAACATGCTGCCGAGTGAACCGACGATAAAGCCCGCGCTGCTTCCGAAGGACAGACCGGCCAATAGGAGCACCATGTCTCCCAAGTTAACATAGCCGAAAGGGATCGGAATGCGGAACAATAAGGTCATGACGACGGTAAACGCTATAAATAAGGCCAAAATAACCAATCTGTAAGTACTATTTTTTTCGGTCTTCATGCAACTCGCCTCCAAGTATTATTTTTAATTATAGCCTTTACGAAAAACTTTGCACTCATTATTTTTTCATTTTCATAATTATTTTCAAAATGATGGAAAAATGAGAAAATCCAATGAAAAGATGATAGAATGGGGATAATTGAGTTTTTAAAGTGAAGGGGTGAAGCATTTGAGTCAACCGAGGGTATTGATTATCCAAGATATTTCCGCCAGTTGCCGCATTTCGATGAACGTGGCGGTGCCTGTAGTGAGCTGCCTGGACAATTGGGTGAGCATCCTGCCGACAGCACTGTTGTCCACCCATACGGGTAAAGAATTTGAAGGCTACACCTTTTTGGATCTGACCCAGGAAATGGGAGGCATCCTGCAGCATTGGCAGTCTTTGGGCATCAAGTTTGATGGCATCCTGATCGGCTATCTGGGTTCGCGCCAGCAAATCAACATCGTACGCGATATTATTCATACATTTGCGGCCGAAGATGCCCACATCATTCTTGATCCGGCGATGGGCGATCAAGGCGTGCTCTATCCGGGATTCACGCTGGAATATGTGGATGAAATGGCGGCACTCTGCAATGAAGCGACCGTGATCACGCCAAACGTGACC harbors:
- a CDS encoding AEC family transporter — its product is MDVGVVFGRMIMLVLIMFVGYLATVMKVFDKHANANFAALITYVTVPALVIASVEGAGEVGTKSDTLFVLLTATLMYLFTVGLAKFSPKLFRADKETEGIIEFLTIFTNNGFMGLPVVQAIFGTGALFYASLYGIPNNLLIYSLGVFLIAKGSKKSRANWKAILLNPGNLASLFAVFVFLFDIKLPALVMDTATSIGNITSPLAMIIIGASLADIDILGAFKEWKIYLFAFYRMIVIPLFLWWALKGILTNPTMLGILVVIAAMPGPAMAVALSMQYGGNTAFATRYVFISTLLSVFTIPLLAALLF
- a CDS encoding ECF transporter S component, producing the protein MKTEKNSTYRLVILALFIAFTVVMTLLFRIPIPFGYVNLGDMVLLLAGLSFGSSAGFIVGSLGSMLADLFAGYAFYAPITFVVKGLEGFFAGWLFQKMDHKKPLVATVIAGVWMAIGYAIGDTILFSFGAAIASFPLNIAQGLVGAFLSTLLYRWLNPYITKNLK
- a CDS encoding pyridoxamine kinase, with translation MSQPRVLIIQDISASCRISMNVAVPVVSCLDNWVSILPTALLSTHTGKEFEGYTFLDLTQEMGGILQHWQSLGIKFDGILIGYLGSRQQINIVRDIIHTFAAEDAHIILDPAMGDQGVLYPGFTLEYVDEMAALCNEATVITPNVTEACFLTKRQMLKKPYKEADVAELLADLRVLNPKSVILTGVSLEMEKVGAVCISQDEPEAQYTFAKHFPGHYDGAGDLFTSVVGGLLFQNLPLTVATETAVHYNNKVIERTLKSGRELHYGVQFETDLPYLIEQLRKYKPAE